CTGTCGTAATAGTTTTCCTTGCCAAACAAAAGACCTATATTATATGCGGCATCTAACTTCGTGCTGTCTTTTGCTAATGCTGTTTTATAATACATTTTTGCACTATCTGTAGATTCTCTTGTTTCCAAAATAACCCCTAAACGAAAGAATAAATCGGCATCTTGAGTATTCAAAGCTACAGATTTTTTGAGACACCTCTCTGCATTTACATAATCTTTGTCTTTATCATAATAATAACAGCCCAATATACCCCAAGCATCGGCTCTTGTAGGAGAACTTTCCGTTGCATTCGTCCAAAAGGTTTTTTCATTTTCAAATGTCTTTACATAAAAAAACGTCTTCGTACCCAAAGCAATCGCAATACATATACACAAAAACAGAATCCGATTCGCATGTTTTTCTAAAGAAGTAATTATTTCCAATATAAAAAAAATATATGCTATAGCAGATACATATATTCTATGTTCCAAGTAATCAGAGAGAGGCAAACTCGTATTGATAAAAACCATAGGAGGAAGTAAAAAAATAATCCACCAAACCAGAAGCCACAGTACCATCTTCCATGGAATCTGAAACCAATATCCTACCAAAAATAATAACCCAATTACTATTATTCCCAAAGTGGTAGTAAAAACAGAATAGGTAGACCAAGTGGAAAGGGATATTGGCACAAAAAACTTTGCAACCGACTCACTGAGAAGGGGAAGATTATGCAAGAATACATTCCACCCGTATTCTACATCTCGAAACCTTTCGTAGTGAAGTAAAGTAGACGCATTTTCTAAGGCAAAAGAACGCAGCATCCACCAAACTATTACGATACAGATCGTGACAATACAGAAGACCACCATTTCTAAGTATCTCTCTCGGAAGGATATTTGTTTATGAACAAAAGGAATAGCAATGCAGATGATGGGTAAAACTACCCCCGTTTCTTTGGTTAATAAGACCAGAAAAAAACTGATTGCAAAGAAAAATAAAAAAACAATTTTTTTCTTTTCAAAAAAGAGAAGCCCCATACACATGCTCAACAGACAAAAGAACCCCAATAAAGTATCATTCCTGCCAAATACCCAGCCGATGGCTTGAGTAAAAAGAGGATGAACAGCAAAAATTAAAGCCCCCAAAAAAGAAAATAACTGCGAATAACCCCATCTCTGCAGAAAGAAAAACAATACTATGCACACGAAAAGATGAATACAAACATTAGAAATATGATACATATCCGCAGATATATTGACCACCTGACTATCTAGAATGAAAGAAGCGCCCAAAACAGGCCTGTAATATTCTAACCAATAAGAATGCACAAAGCCAATGCAGATGTTTTGTATGCTTTTAAAATAATCCGCATGTCTCGTTAATAAAGAATCATCCAAATTCACAAACTGATAATAAAATGTTTGAGAATAGATAATAAGAACGGCGAGGCACAGTCCCAAAGTAAAGTATAAACGATTATTTTGCAGGAATTTTTGTTTTTTGGATATTTCTGTAATGTTTTGTTGTGTGACCTCTACATTTTTTGATGCATTTTTTGNNNNNNNNNNNNNNNNNNNNNNNNNNNNNNNNNNNNNNNNNNNNNNNNNNNNNNNNNNNNNNNNNNNNNNNNNNNNNNNNNNNNNNNNNNNNNNNNNNNNCATTTTTTGATGGAATAGAGGAAAGTTTCTTTTTCATCATCTATGGTTTTAAGAACGGATATTTAGTT
This portion of the Chitinophagaceae bacterium genome encodes:
- a CDS encoding glycosyltransferase family 39 protein, giving the protein KNASKNVEVTQQNITEISKKQKFLQNNRLYFTLGLCLAVLIIYSQTFYYQFVNLDDSLLTRHADYFKSIQNICIGFVHSYWLEYYRPVLGASFILDSQVVNISADMYHISNVCIHLFVCIVLFFFLQRWGYSQLFSFLGALIFAVHPLFTQAIGWVFGRNDTLLGFFCLLSMCMGLLFFEKKKIVFLFFFAISFFLVLLTKETGVVLPIICIAIPFVHKQISFRERYLEMVVFCIVTICIVIVWWMLRSFALENASTLLHYERFRDVEYGWNVFLHNLPLLSESVAKFFVPISLSTWSTYSVFTTTLGIIVIGLLFLVGYWFQIPWKMVLWLLVWWIIFLLPPMVFINTSLPLSDYLEHRIYVSAIAYIFFILEIITSLEKHANRILFLCICIAIALGTKTFFYVKTFENEKTFWTNATESSPTRADAWGILGCYYYDKDKDYVNAERCLKKSVALNTQDADLFFRLGVILETRESTDSAKMYYKTALAKDSTKLDAAYNIGLLFGKENYYDSSCIYLEKVVRINPKYWEALLGLGIIAYNYHQYQTAELYWKQVLEINPQYTQTYHNLISLYSLLNNTAEVERYSQLLKELEKQ